The following coding sequences lie in one Azospirillum humicireducens genomic window:
- a CDS encoding MerR family transcriptional regulator, protein MKSATAYRTISEVSTDLNVPQHVLRFWETKFPQIRPLKRGGGRRFYRPEDVELLRRIQALLYEDRYTIKGVQRLLKEGRMSDPTPPLPEDAEEFGDIAAALEEGGVFDGGPQQSLSASLRHEITMVVDELKSLRSMLSRLSEIGDKKS, encoded by the coding sequence ATGAAATCCGCCACGGCCTATCGCACGATCAGCGAGGTATCGACCGACCTGAACGTTCCTCAGCATGTTCTGCGCTTTTGGGAGACCAAATTCCCCCAAATCCGCCCGCTGAAGCGCGGCGGCGGCCGGCGCTTTTACCGGCCGGAGGACGTTGAGCTGCTCCGGCGAATCCAGGCGCTGCTGTATGAGGACCGCTACACCATCAAGGGTGTGCAGCGTCTGCTGAAGGAAGGACGGATGTCCGATCCGACGCCTCCGCTGCCGGAGGACGCGGAGGAGTTCGGCGACATCGCTGCCGCATTGGAGGAGGGGGGCGTGTTCGACGGTGGGCCGCAGCAGTCACTCTCTGCGTCCCTGCGGCATGAGATCACCATGGTGGTGGACGAACTGAAGTCGCTGCGGTCGATGCTGTCGCGCCTCTCCGAAATCGGAGACAAAAAAAGCTGA
- a CDS encoding beta-ketoacyl-ACP synthase III, translating into MVMRSRVLGCGTYLPANVVTNQDLEQRVDTSDEWIVQRTGIRSRHIAADGEKTSDLAIAAATRALEHAGVPAGSIDCIVLATTTPDNTFPATATKVQAALGTIGFAMDIQAVCAGFVYAMAVADNFLRNGQARRALVIGAETFSRLLDWNDRTTCVLFGDGAGAIVLEAYEAKGDSTDRGVLSTHLHSDGSQYDLLYVDGGASSTGTIGHVRMHGQEIFRHAVSKLSAVVEEALVANGLESTDIDWMVPHQANRRIIDGLARKMKLSPEKVVLTVDRHGNTSAASIPLALGEAVADGRIKRGDLILMEAIGGGLTWGSALVRW; encoded by the coding sequence ATGGTCATGCGTTCCCGAGTTCTCGGTTGCGGCACCTACCTGCCGGCCAACGTCGTCACCAACCAGGATCTGGAACAGCGGGTCGATACGTCGGACGAGTGGATCGTCCAGCGCACCGGCATCAGGTCGCGCCATATCGCAGCCGATGGCGAGAAGACCTCCGACCTCGCCATCGCCGCGGCGACCCGTGCGCTGGAGCATGCCGGCGTGCCGGCGGGCAGCATCGACTGCATCGTGCTGGCGACCACCACGCCCGACAACACCTTCCCGGCCACCGCGACAAAAGTGCAGGCGGCGCTCGGCACCATCGGCTTCGCCATGGACATTCAGGCGGTCTGCGCCGGCTTCGTCTATGCGATGGCGGTTGCCGACAATTTCCTGCGCAACGGTCAGGCGCGCCGCGCCCTGGTGATCGGGGCGGAGACTTTCTCCCGCCTGCTGGACTGGAACGACCGCACCACCTGCGTGCTGTTCGGCGACGGTGCTGGTGCCATCGTGCTGGAAGCCTATGAGGCCAAGGGCGATTCGACCGACCGCGGTGTGCTGTCCACCCATCTGCATTCCGACGGCAGCCAGTACGATTTGCTTTATGTCGATGGCGGCGCCTCCTCCACCGGCACCATCGGCCATGTCCGCATGCATGGGCAGGAGATTTTCCGCCACGCCGTCTCCAAGCTGTCGGCCGTGGTGGAGGAGGCGCTGGTTGCCAATGGTCTGGAGTCGACCGACATCGACTGGATGGTTCCGCACCAGGCCAACCGCCGCATCATCGACGGGCTTGCCCGCAAGATGAAGCTGTCGCCGGAGAAAGTCGTTCTGACGGTGGACCGGCATGGCAATACGTCGGCTGCATCGATCCCGTTGGCGTTGGGCGAGGCGGTGGCCGACGGCCGGATCAAGCGTGGCGACCTGATCCTGATGGAAGCCATCGGCGGCGGCCTGACCTGGGGTTCGGCGCTGGTGCGCTGGTAG
- a CDS encoding integration host factor subunit alpha — protein MSQNTVTRAQLSEAVYQEVGLSRNESADLVETVLDEISDALARGEMVKISSFGSFQVRQKGERIGRNPKTGEEVPILPRRVLVFRASHVLKNRINDVQEGGAPTPARALS, from the coding sequence ATGTCTCAGAACACCGTCACACGGGCCCAATTGAGCGAGGCCGTCTACCAGGAAGTCGGTCTTTCGCGCAACGAATCGGCCGATCTGGTCGAAACCGTCCTGGACGAGATTTCCGACGCGCTGGCCCGGGGGGAGATGGTGAAGATCTCCTCCTTCGGCAGTTTCCAGGTTCGCCAGAAGGGCGAGCGGATCGGCCGCAATCCCAAGACCGGTGAAGAGGTGCCGATCCTGCCGCGGCGGGTGCTGGTCTTCCGTGCCAGCCATGTGCTGAAGAACCGCATCAACGATGTCCAGGAGGGTGGGGCACCGACGCCTGCGCGGGCTCTTTCCTGA